A single region of the Abyssisolibacter fermentans genome encodes:
- a CDS encoding PadR family transcriptional regulator: MNNKRNRQFPSKISTTAFVKLYILHLLSEKSFYGNELIESIKNRLNYKWEPSPGMVYPLLRELEKEEYILGWWEEPERRTIRHYKITNKGHKQYEHLKLYYEKSFYDSLAILNTIMKDIYKLKDIYKLKDIYKLKDI, encoded by the coding sequence ATGAATAACAAGAGAAACAGACAATTTCCATCTAAGATTAGTACAACTGCTTTTGTTAAGCTTTATATATTACATTTGTTATCTGAGAAGAGTTTCTATGGTAATGAATTGATAGAATCAATAAAAAATAGATTGAATTATAAATGGGAGCCAAGCCCTGGTATGGTGTATCCTTTGTTAAGAGAGTTAGAAAAGGAAGAGTACATATTAGGATGGTGGGAAGAACCTGAGAGGAGAACCATTAGACATTATAAGATAACTAATAAAGGTCATAAGCAATATGAACATCTAAAGCTTTATTATGAAAAGAGTTTTTATGATTCTCTAGCTATACTTAATACAATTATGAAAGATATTTATAAATTAAAAGATATTTATAAATTAAAAGATATTTATAAATTAAAAGATATTTAA
- a CDS encoding HIT family protein has translation MYNHEPENYNCPFCLLVKGIENENVLTKQGDIIYSDEFITAFISAGWWPNNKAHVLIIPNKHYENIYDLPNHLSSRIHELERIIAIALKEVYKCDGVSSRQHNEPEGNQDVWHYHLHVFPRYRDDNLYLTSRQLSKPEDRIGYARHLREFLDNNIERLHRE, from the coding sequence ATGTATAATCATGAACCAGAGAATTATAACTGTCCATTTTGTTTGTTGGTTAAAGGGATAGAAAACGAGAATGTATTAACTAAACAAGGAGATATTATTTATTCTGATGAGTTCATTACAGCATTTATTAGTGCTGGATGGTGGCCGAATAATAAAGCTCATGTACTTATTATTCCTAATAAACATTATGAGAATATTTATGATCTACCAAATCATCTTTCCTCAAGGATACATGAATTAGAAAGAATAATTGCAATAGCATTGAAGGAAGTGTATAAGTGCGATGGGGTTTCTTCAAGACAACATAATGAACCAGAAGGGAACCAAGATGTATGGCATTATCACTTACATGTATTTCCTCGATACAGAGACGATAATCTATACTTGACAAGTAGACAATTATCAAAACCAGAAGATAGAATTGGCTATGCAAGACATTTGAGAGAATTTCTAGACAATAATATAGAAAGATTACATAGAGAATAG
- a CDS encoding PHP domain-containing protein, producing the protein MVKADMHIHSTSSDGIFSPQEIIAWALRKNLGAISITDHDTINGFFKALKYITENDVNIVLVPGVELSCMYSDYEVHLLGYCFDYKSSYLKNVLDDIRFKRINRAKEMIDKLNDLDIDISLDDIKKKCNEDTSIGRPHIARELRDKGYVKDTDEAFNKYLNEGGCAFVPRYKLSLKDGIDLIHNDGGVAVLAHPGLLKINYVNLIDKFDFDGIEIYHPKNDKYTRNELLHITKRKKMLITGGSDFHDMYVNDIPMIGDYNVDIESKCRIENNVCVAIKK; encoded by the coding sequence TTGGTTAAAGCAGATATGCATATACATAGTACTTCTTCTGATGGGATTTTTTCGCCTCAGGAGATTATAGCTTGGGCTTTACGAAAAAACTTAGGAGCAATATCAATAACTGATCATGATACTATAAACGGGTTTTTTAAAGCTTTAAAGTACATAACAGAAAATGATGTAAATATAGTGCTTGTACCAGGTGTAGAATTAAGCTGTATGTATAGTGATTATGAGGTTCATTTGTTAGGTTATTGTTTTGATTATAAATCTAGTTATTTAAAAAATGTATTAGATGATATTAGATTTAAAAGAATAAATAGAGCTAAGGAAATGATTGATAAATTGAATGATTTAGATATAGATATTAGTTTAGATGATATCAAAAAGAAATGTAACGAGGATACTTCTATTGGAAGACCTCATATAGCAAGAGAACTTAGGGATAAAGGTTATGTGAAGGATACTGATGAGGCTTTTAATAAATATCTAAATGAAGGTGGATGTGCTTTTGTTCCTAGATACAAGCTATCTCTTAAGGATGGCATAGATTTAATACATAATGATGGCGGTGTGGCAGTACTAGCTCACCCAGGTTTACTGAAAATTAATTATGTAAACTTAATTGATAAATTTGATTTTGATGGTATTGAAATATATCATCCAAAGAATGATAAATATACTAGAAATGAATTGTTACATATTACAAAGCGAAAAAAAATGCTGATAACTGGTGGATCTGATTTTCATGATATGTATGTAAATGACATACCTATGATTGGTGACTATAATGTAGATATTGAGAGTAAATGCAGGATTGAGAATAATGTGTGTGTAGCAATAAAAAAGTAA
- the purB gene encoding adenylosuccinate lyase produces MKKETYENPLITRYASKEMSYVFSPDNKFRTWRKLWVALAESQKELGLSIEQEQLDELKNNIDDIDYVLAAQKEKEFRHDVMAHVHTYGEKCPKARGIIHLGATSAFVGDNTDIIQMKQGLEVVRKKLVNLMSKMADFAMKYRALPTLGFTHFQPAQLTTVGKRASLWLQDIYLDYEKLEFVIDSLKLRGAKGTTGTQASYLKLFENDHEKVKKLDKLVSQKLGFESSYAVTGQTYPRKVDFEVLSVLASIGQSMHKITNDIRLLQNLKEIEEPFGKHQIGSSAMAYKRNPMRSERIAALSRFLISNVMNPAMTASAQWLERTLDDSANRRLSIGQGFLACDSVLEISINVFDGMVVYENMINKHIAAELPFMATENILMQAVKKGGDRQELHEIIRTLSMEVSKRVKEEGKDNNLIERLAEDPNFGLNQEELADIMDYTKYTGRSALQVEEFVGECITPILNKYKNELGYSAELNV; encoded by the coding sequence GTGAAAAAAGAAACATATGAAAATCCATTAATTACACGTTATGCAAGCAAAGAAATGTCTTATGTATTTTCTCCAGATAACAAATTTAGAACATGGAGAAAGCTTTGGGTTGCATTAGCAGAATCACAAAAAGAGTTAGGATTAAGCATTGAACAAGAGCAATTAGATGAATTAAAAAACAATATTGATGATATTGACTATGTTTTAGCAGCTCAAAAAGAAAAAGAATTCAGACATGATGTTATGGCGCACGTCCATACATATGGTGAAAAGTGTCCAAAAGCTAGAGGCATTATACACCTAGGTGCAACGAGTGCTTTTGTAGGAGATAATACAGACATTATCCAAATGAAACAAGGACTAGAAGTTGTAAGAAAGAAACTTGTAAATCTTATGAGTAAGATGGCAGACTTTGCTATGAAATATAGAGCTTTGCCTACATTAGGATTTACTCATTTTCAACCTGCTCAATTAACAACAGTTGGTAAGAGAGCTAGTCTGTGGTTACAAGACATATACTTAGACTATGAAAAGCTTGAATTTGTTATAGATAGCTTAAAGCTTAGAGGTGCTAAGGGTACTACAGGAACACAAGCAAGTTATTTAAAGCTTTTTGAAAATGACCATGAGAAGGTTAAAAAATTAGATAAATTAGTTTCTCAAAAATTAGGATTTGAAAGCTCATATGCTGTTACAGGACAAACTTATCCAAGAAAGGTAGATTTTGAGGTTTTATCGGTACTAGCATCTATAGGACAGTCAATGCATAAAATCACAAATGATATCAGATTGCTACAAAATCTAAAAGAGATAGAAGAGCCATTTGGTAAACACCAAATAGGATCTTCAGCAATGGCATACAAAAGAAATCCTATGAGAAGTGAACGTATAGCTGCGTTATCAAGATTTTTAATTTCAAATGTAATGAATCCAGCTATGACAGCTTCTGCACAATGGTTAGAAAGAACACTAGATGATTCTGCTAATAGAAGATTGTCTATTGGCCAAGGTTTCTTGGCATGTGATTCTGTATTGGAAATTAGCATAAATGTGTTTGATGGAATGGTTGTATATGAAAATATGATTAATAAACACATAGCTGCTGAACTACCTTTTATGGCTACTGAAAATATATTGATGCAGGCTGTTAAAAAAGGTGGAGATAGACAAGAGTTACATGAGATTATAAGAACTCTTTCTATGGAAGTTAGCAAGAGGGTAAAAGAAGAAGGAAAGGATAATAATCTAATAGAAAGATTAGCAGAGGATCCTAACTTTGGATTGAACCAAGAAGAGTTAGCTGATATTATGGATTATACTAAATATACAGGTAGATCAGCTCTACAGGTTGAAGAATTTGTAGGTGAATGTATAACACCAATATTGAACAAATATAAAAATGAACTAGGGTACAGTGCTGAATTAAATGTATAA
- a CDS encoding AAA family ATPase — protein sequence MELIYMYIKNFGHKVDGCNDNNDQFIMNKEFNFSDRFNVQYNLEKGELHIEKREEIYPNIYGKSIKNIKMIVGQNGAGKTTILDILGMNRNDRIKESFVRKYKSSSQMGKFKIHRSEDDISYFKDEYIIVYLLKEDSNLNECIFGMEVIGNFHKGGFIKNLVVNKDTFYKLPIGFAFKYKEDKKIYAIGYHFFNCIDPKTHSLTHHSILGHKHLNKICEDCNFFYLAHSYSHRITYNKPRIFKQKEDEDDEYLMKRFYRELNMERFADYKSGYMLLYDKKYDKFREIIFEFLPEINLLHKFSEREVLPTLTVEEKRIDNNYKMLRKYLVNQLHSEKQENKKEDVILGWIDDYIIDGFTHLLKECFEKEDIKTRLDTNINVSELEKHVESFDFDMTIFENANQKLLVDMSSFNEITESDIYSEFVYIISVVKKINECSSEINIRDDMLRTFFDEHSDSGKIKNHFQRKVYLKLLISRYVFSRLSLKFEVIKEGEYQSSFEEIIKKIIKLDIGCFRKDKTICLTYKGTTEKNVKKLLDVLESYSNIEYCDVERQFTLEVEHLSEGERAVFIFFAKVITSLRDSKQNRLSIFLLDEPDAFLHPQWAKEFMNQLLTAIDIFNKEVNQLNVQFIISTHSPFLLSDVKKKDTILLEYDDTIKWNNRFLQPHVQSFETFAANIHNMLKKSFFMENTIGDFANQKIKDSLKIMDKYKQFINKNISIEEFKIIYIKYMDYEENGQNQAIDINAMKKKIKFIIEFIGEPLIKRKLEGIYRTTFPENRKDYELQILKLQEEKAKLEGFLKDKGLDKIEKVMELLDMKIKELKEKSGDRI from the coding sequence ATGGAACTTATCTACATGTACATTAAAAACTTTGGACATAAAGTTGATGGTTGTAATGATAATAATGATCAATTTATTATGAATAAAGAATTTAACTTTAGCGATAGATTTAATGTTCAATACAACTTAGAAAAGGGAGAACTTCACATAGAAAAGAGAGAAGAAATATATCCTAATATTTATGGAAAATCTATAAAAAACATTAAAATGATAGTTGGCCAAAATGGGGCAGGAAAAACTACAATACTCGATATTTTAGGAATGAATAGAAACGATAGAATAAAAGAATCTTTTGTTAGAAAGTATAAATCGTCAAGCCAGATGGGAAAATTTAAAATTCATCGTTCTGAAGATGATATAAGTTATTTTAAAGATGAATATATTATTGTGTATCTTCTTAAAGAGGATTCTAATTTAAATGAATGTATATTTGGTATGGAAGTAATAGGAAATTTCCACAAAGGTGGATTTATCAAAAACCTTGTTGTTAATAAGGATACATTTTATAAATTACCCATTGGTTTTGCTTTTAAATATAAAGAAGATAAAAAAATATATGCAATCGGATATCATTTTTTTAATTGTATAGATCCAAAAACTCATAGTTTAACTCATCATTCTATTTTAGGGCATAAACATCTGAACAAAATTTGTGAAGATTGTAATTTTTTTTATTTAGCGCATTCTTATAGTCACAGAATTACGTATAACAAACCAAGAATTTTTAAACAGAAAGAAGATGAGGATGACGAATATTTGATGAAACGTTTTTATCGAGAGTTAAATATGGAACGTTTTGCAGATTATAAATCTGGCTATATGCTACTATATGATAAAAAATATGATAAATTTAGAGAAATAATATTTGAATTTCTTCCTGAAATCAACTTATTACATAAATTTAGTGAAAGGGAAGTACTACCAACACTTACAGTTGAAGAGAAAAGAATAGATAATAATTATAAAATGTTAAGGAAATATTTAGTAAACCAACTGCATAGTGAAAAACAAGAGAATAAAAAAGAAGATGTAATATTAGGTTGGATTGATGATTATATTATCGATGGTTTTACCCATTTATTGAAAGAATGTTTTGAAAAAGAGGACATTAAAACTAGATTAGATACAAATATAAATGTATCAGAATTAGAAAAACATGTGGAATCTTTTGATTTTGATATGACAATATTTGAGAATGCAAATCAAAAGTTATTAGTAGATATGTCTTCTTTTAATGAAATAACAGAATCAGATATTTATAGTGAATTTGTTTATATTATTTCAGTTGTAAAAAAAATAAATGAGTGTAGTTCAGAAATTAATATAAGAGATGATATGTTGAGAACTTTTTTTGATGAACATTCAGATTCAGGTAAAATAAAAAATCATTTTCAACGCAAAGTTTATTTAAAGTTACTCATAAGTCGTTATGTTTTTTCACGATTAAGCTTAAAATTTGAGGTGATTAAAGAGGGTGAATATCAATCTTCATTTGAAGAAATTATAAAAAAGATAATAAAATTAGATATAGGGTGTTTTAGAAAAGATAAAACAATTTGTTTGACATACAAGGGAACAACTGAAAAAAATGTAAAAAAACTTTTAGATGTATTAGAAAGCTACTCAAATATAGAATACTGTGATGTAGAGCGTCAATTTACACTTGAGGTAGAACACTTATCAGAGGGAGAGAGAGCAGTATTTATTTTTTTTGCAAAAGTAATTACTTCTTTAAGAGATAGTAAACAAAATAGGTTAAGTATTTTTTTATTAGATGAACCAGATGCTTTTTTACATCCACAATGGGCAAAAGAATTTATGAATCAGTTACTTACAGCTATTGATATATTCAATAAAGAAGTGAATCAATTAAATGTACAGTTTATCATTTCTACACATTCACCATTTTTATTATCAGATGTAAAAAAGAAAGATACTATTTTATTAGAATATGACGATACCATTAAGTGGAATAATCGTTTTTTACAACCTCACGTTCAGAGTTTTGAAACTTTTGCAGCTAATATACATAATATGTTAAAGAAGTCCTTTTTCATGGAAAATACAATTGGGGACTTTGCAAATCAAAAAATCAAAGATTCTTTAAAAATTATGGATAAATACAAACAATTTATAAATAAAAATATCAGTATAGAAGAATTTAAAATAATATATATAAAATATATGGATTATGAAGAAAATGGTCAAAACCAAGCAATCGATATAAATGCAATGAAAAAAAAGATAAAATTTATTATTGAGTTTATAGGTGAACCTTTAATTAAAAGAAAATTAGAAGGTATATATAGGACAACCTTTCCAGAAAATAGAAAAGATTATGAACTACAAATTTTAAAATTACAGGAAGAAAAAGCTAAATTGGAAGGTTTTCTAAAGGATAAAGGGCTTGATAAAATTGAAAAAGTAATGGAATTATTAGATATGAAGATAAAAGAATTAAAAGAGAAGTCTGGGGATAGGATATGA
- a CDS encoding pyridoxal phosphate-dependent aminotransferase: MKLSERLSSINPSLTLAISAKAKELKASGVDVISFGAGEPDFNAPENIQDEAISSIREGKIKYTAASGLVELKKAICNKLLRDNNISYEPKNIIISNGAKQCLYNSLCAILNDGDEVIIAAPYWVSYYELIMLAGGKPVVIETKEENDFKYTMQGLRDALTNKTKAIIINTPNNPTGTVYNKEELESIGNWAVDNDLFIISDEIYEKLIYDGNEHYSIAGLNDKFKDNTIVINGMSKAYAMTGWRVGYAAAHEDIIKLMNNFQSHATSNACTISQYASIEGLNGDQSKIEVMRKAFDERRKYMVSAINDVKSLSCRKPLGAFYVMVNISQLKGKTINGKKIETSLDFCNVLLDEAKVAVIPGSAFGTDDYIRLSYATSLDNIKNGIQRIKELVEANI; this comes from the coding sequence ATTAAATTATCTGAAAGGTTAAGTAGTATTAATCCATCTTTAACATTAGCAATTAGTGCAAAGGCAAAAGAATTAAAAGCCAGTGGTGTTGATGTAATAAGTTTTGGTGCTGGAGAACCTGATTTTAACGCACCTGAAAACATTCAAGATGAGGCTATATCATCAATTAGAGAGGGTAAAATAAAATACACAGCTGCTTCAGGTTTAGTGGAATTAAAGAAAGCTATTTGTAATAAGCTCTTAAGAGACAATAATATTAGTTATGAACCTAAAAATATAATTATATCAAATGGAGCTAAACAATGTTTATACAATTCATTATGTGCTATATTGAATGATGGGGATGAAGTAATTATTGCCGCACCTTATTGGGTTAGTTATTATGAATTAATAATGCTTGCTGGTGGTAAACCTGTAGTAATCGAAACAAAAGAAGAAAATGATTTTAAATATACTATGCAAGGACTTAGAGATGCTTTAACAAATAAGACAAAGGCAATTATTATTAATACACCAAACAATCCTACTGGAACAGTATATAATAAAGAGGAACTAGAAAGCATTGGAAACTGGGCTGTTGATAATGATTTATTTATCATATCAGATGAAATATATGAAAAATTAATATATGATGGAAATGAACATTATAGTATAGCAGGCTTGAATGATAAGTTCAAAGATAATACAATAGTTATAAATGGTATGTCAAAAGCTTATGCTATGACTGGTTGGAGAGTAGGATATGCTGCAGCACATGAAGATATAATAAAACTTATGAATAATTTCCAAAGTCATGCTACATCAAATGCATGTACTATATCCCAATATGCAAGCATTGAAGGCTTAAATGGAGATCAAAGTAAAATAGAAGTTATGAGAAAGGCTTTTGATGAGAGAAGAAAATACATGGTTAGTGCAATAAATGATGTTAAAAGTTTATCATGCAGAAAACCACTTGGTGCATTTTATGTAATGGTAAATATATCACAGTTAAAAGGTAAAACTATAAATGGAAAGAAAATAGAAACATCTTTAGATTTTTGTAATGTATTGTTAGATGAAGCAAAGGTAGCAGTTATTCCAGGAAGTGCTTTTGGTACTGATGACTATATAAGACTATCTTATGCAACATCTTTAGATAATATTAAAAATGGAATACAAAGAATTAAAGAATTAGTTGAAGCAAATATTTAA
- the uvsE gene encoding UV DNA damage repair endonuclease UvsE: MIVRLGYVALPLDLEDCSPSKTITYKNYSKITDYKLKLDKVIDLTKINLENTARILKHNLSKDIRIYRITSKLVPLSTHPNAIKWNYVGKLKMYYKKISDIIKTNNMRVSSHPDIFNVLNSPKENVIYSTIDTLIYQDIILSAFDLEPSYGKLIMHVGGKYDKKETSMNRFITNFDRLPSRIKNRIVLENDDKIYNIKDTLTLSKKLNIPMVLDVHHHWCNNDGLALEDYLYDIFSTWDNQPLTPKIHLSSPKSTKDYRSHSDYINFDDFNNFLKLAKKMNIDFDVMIEAKKKNLALYKLMSDIKNNTSYKIIDDASFIV, from the coding sequence ATGATTGTTAGATTAGGTTATGTAGCTTTGCCCTTAGATTTAGAAGACTGTTCCCCATCAAAAACTATTACATATAAGAATTATAGTAAAATAACTGATTATAAGTTAAAATTAGATAAGGTTATTGATTTAACCAAAATTAATTTAGAAAACACAGCTAGAATATTAAAGCATAATCTATCAAAAGATATTAGAATATATAGAATCACTTCAAAGCTAGTTCCCCTATCTACTCATCCTAATGCTATCAAATGGAACTATGTAGGTAAATTAAAGATGTATTATAAAAAGATATCCGATATAATAAAGACTAACAATATGAGAGTTAGTTCTCATCCGGATATTTTTAATGTGCTCAATTCTCCAAAAGAAAATGTAATTTATTCAACTATAGACACTCTCATATACCAAGATATTATTTTAAGTGCTTTTGATTTAGAGCCAAGCTATGGAAAACTAATTATGCATGTTGGAGGTAAATACGATAAGAAAGAAACCTCAATGAATAGATTTATAACTAACTTTGACAGGTTACCTAGCAGAATAAAAAATAGAATAGTACTAGAAAATGATGATAAGATATATAATATAAAAGACACTCTTACATTATCAAAAAAGCTAAACATTCCTATGGTTTTGGACGTTCATCATCATTGGTGTAACAATGATGGTTTAGCTTTAGAAGATTATTTATATGATATATTCAGCACTTGGGATAATCAGCCATTAACTCCTAAAATTCATCTATCCAGTCCTAAATCAACTAAAGATTATAGATCTCATTCTGATTATATAAACTTCGATGATTTTAATAATTTTCTTAAACTGGCAAAAAAAATGAACATAGACTTTGATGTTATGATAGAAGCAAAAAAGAAAAACCTTGCTCTTTACAAGCTTATGTCAGATATAAAGAATAATACTTCTTATAAAATAATTGATGATGCATCGTTTATTGTATAG
- a CDS encoding DUF4435 domain-containing protein: MQNERTTAAKYSKHNFLSNDNDLIFFVEDTNIASRKLYSEILSTVFSDISMDNIYPLGNRIEVVKQCKKKQNLDDTRREIYIIDGDLYLLSGEDNTIFADIEELDKLFTLPRYCIENFLISENSLIDILDEEDTVKHRDDIMSKLNYSEWKIKNNELFKKLYIEYAICKKEIKYIPTIGYGINKLVSCGEGELDPKKVDDRIRDLQKQIISKIGNDRYKNARKFVEESIRYEDEFMLYYVSAKDHLLPLLYPRLNGITKLNCPKDTYLIKFAKRLDKEKLNDLLEFVSKLYPETVNSIA, from the coding sequence ATGCAAAATGAAAGAACAACAGCTGCAAAATATTCTAAACATAATTTTCTAAGTAATGATAACGATTTGATTTTTTTTGTTGAAGATACAAATATTGCTTCGAGAAAACTATATTCAGAAATATTATCAACTGTATTTAGTGATATTTCAATGGACAATATATATCCATTAGGAAATAGAATTGAAGTAGTTAAGCAGTGTAAAAAAAAGCAAAATCTTGACGATACAAGAAGAGAAATCTATATTATTGATGGTGATTTATATTTACTTAGTGGTGAGGATAACACTATTTTTGCGGACATTGAAGAATTGGACAAGCTATTTACCTTGCCTAGATACTGTATTGAAAATTTTTTGATAAGTGAAAACTCATTAATTGATATTTTAGATGAAGAGGATACTGTAAAACATCGTGATGATATTATGAGTAAGTTAAACTACTCAGAGTGGAAAATTAAGAATAATGAACTTTTTAAGAAATTATATATAGAATATGCAATATGCAAGAAAGAGATAAAATACATACCTACTATTGGTTACGGTATCAATAAATTGGTATCATGTGGTGAAGGCGAATTAGATCCAAAAAAAGTAGATGATAGAATTAGAGATTTACAAAAACAAATTATTAGTAAAATTGGTAATGATCGTTATAAAAATGCTAGAAAATTTGTTGAAGAGAGTATTAGATATGAAGATGAGTTTATGCTATATTATGTATCAGCTAAAGACCATTTATTACCCTTGTTGTATCCTAGACTAAATGGTATTACAAAACTTAATTGTCCTAAGGATACATATCTTATAAAATTCGCAAAACGACTCGATAAAGAGAAATTAAATGATTTATTAGAATTTGTAAGCAAATTATACCCTGAAACCGTAAATTCCATCGCCTAA
- a CDS encoding AAA family ATPase: MKIISFEGKNIHGFMNVEINFNEDLSLIIGGNGSGKTTALRLIQSIITPSFEELMKTRFDFICLTISHHNKMHTIKCKKDKKDLVLSVDSITESLCVDNLEFDELEYISNNSESKFIEKIKEYPLEYRKHPVIEFIVDIPSPIFLGLERRFELRDFNNEYRYQRNIVYYRDSFSKSMKNRRLYEGTLNSGLIDAQYLIQETYKKVKKNDEYNLSMLREKLLLSSFKFREFDINEFTNSLNNWKQKKDLLGKKEEILDNIRKIEGNKKTLSKELEIFFERLETLLEQDIDSRDTTNIDLELIINMSQIDKIFELIEIVDNHKNKTDKMFSKFTTFLSIINEFYKDSDKRIELDTLGQLKVTRANCKSCSVNTLSSGERQLLVIFAHALFNFSSRNKVFIIDEPELSLHIRWQQIFVRSIMDNCPETQFIMATHSPDIVDEYDLNIIKNWRK, translated from the coding sequence ATGAAGATAATTAGTTTTGAAGGTAAGAATATTCATGGATTTATGAATGTTGAAATTAATTTTAATGAGGACTTATCGTTAATCATTGGCGGTAATGGGTCGGGGAAAACTACTGCGTTAAGACTGATACAGTCAATAATTACCCCATCATTTGAAGAATTAATGAAGACTAGGTTTGACTTCATTTGTTTAACAATTAGTCATCATAATAAGATGCACACTATTAAATGTAAAAAAGATAAGAAGGATTTAGTTTTAAGTGTGGACTCTATAACAGAAAGCCTTTGTGTAGATAATTTAGAATTTGACGAATTGGAATATATTTCAAATAATAGTGAAAGTAAATTTATTGAAAAAATAAAGGAGTATCCATTAGAATATCGGAAACACCCTGTAATTGAATTTATAGTAGATATACCTTCGCCTATTTTTTTGGGACTAGAAAGAAGATTTGAATTACGGGACTTTAATAATGAATATAGATATCAAAGGAATATAGTTTATTACAGAGATTCATTTTCAAAAAGTATGAAGAATAGACGTTTATATGAAGGAACACTAAATAGTGGACTAATAGATGCCCAATATCTAATACAAGAAACTTATAAAAAAGTAAAGAAAAATGATGAGTATAATTTATCCATGTTGCGAGAGAAGTTGTTACTCTCTTCATTTAAATTCAGAGAGTTTGATATTAATGAATTTACAAATAGTTTAAATAATTGGAAACAAAAAAAAGACTTGCTTGGTAAGAAAGAAGAAATTCTAGATAACATTAGAAAGATAGAAGGAAACAAAAAAACCTTGAGCAAAGAGCTAGAAATATTTTTTGAAAGATTAGAAACCCTTTTAGAACAAGATATTGACTCAAGAGATACAACAAATATTGATTTAGAACTCATAATTAACATGTCACAAATTGACAAGATTTTCGAATTAATAGAAATTGTTGATAACCACAAGAATAAAACAGATAAAATGTTTTCAAAGTTTACCACTTTTTTATCTATAATTAATGAATTCTATAAAGATTCTGATAAAAGGATTGAGTTAGATACGTTAGGACAATTGAAAGTTACTAGAGCAAATTGTAAGAGTTGCTCTGTTAATACGTTATCGTCAGGAGAACGACAGCTACTGGTTATATTTGCACATGCTTTATTCAATTTCTCTAGTAGGAATAAGGTATTTATTATTGATGAGCCAGAATTATCTTTACATATTAGATGGCAGCAGATATTTGTAAGATCAATAATGGATAATTGTCCGGAAACTCAATTTATTATGGCAACACATTCTCCAGATATAGTTGATGAGTATGATTTAAATATTATTAAGAATTGGAGGAAATAG